The DNA segment TCCTACTGTTGGTTTTACAGGGGCAATTACAATATCTGAACCGATGACCTTAAAGCCCAGTTTGGTTCCAAAGAGCAACTGTTCTAAAATCCCGCTTAATGGAGTCTTAGAAAACTGAAAGGCTGCGGTCTTTTTATTCCGCAATTGATCCGGGTCATAAGCAAAACTACATTTAGCCTTTGACTCGAGCAGATTTAACACAAGGATCAGGGAATCGGCAGGTATATTTATGCTTAGCGGCTGATCCAGGATTCGCTTATTCTGAGCGCATAACCTGATGGAACCTGTAAAAAATAAAAGAATGCAAAGGCAGTAAAGCCGCCTGTAAAAAGTCATTAATTGTCAGATAAAGTATAAGTGTTTTCAAATTTTGTCACTTTACATTGTAAAGAAGCAGAGATCACAGCAAGTGCACTATCCAGGGTCTGGTATTTCAGGCTGGCCGTCAGTTTGCGTTTCTTGAGCTGATCACCTTTAATGTCAATTCTGGAATTGTAAGCTTTCTCCAGCTGGCTGGTAACCTCCCCTATAGGAACAGCGGTAAATACAAAATTTTTATCTATCCAGGCTTTATAATTACGATCTGGATTGTCGGTCGCAATCAATTCTTTGGTAGCCAGGTTGTATAGTCCCATTTTACCTGGCGTTAAAAGCACTTCTTTACTACTGCTGTGGTGTCGCAGTGCAACTTTGCCTTCTTCAACAATTACGGCTATTTTATCTTCGTTTTTACTGATGTTAAAACGCGTTCCAATGTCTTTTGCTTCCAGTTCTCCAAGGTCTACTCTAAACTGAACACGCTTATCCTCCACCACCTGTACAAAGGCTTCTCCTTTTAAAAGTTCCAGTCTTCGATCGCTCTTAAAGCTGCTTTTATTGTAGCTGATGGTTGTCGCCGCGTTCAATTTAACCGCCGTTCCATCTGGAAGGACAATATTAGTTACTCCGGTCTGCTGATCTGTACTAATAACCACATCCTGGTTTTTCTGAACAAAATAATACCCTATGGAGCATAGAATCAGTAATGAGGCAGCGATTTTCAACCAGTAATTGCTTTGTTTTTCTTCTTTAAAAAGGGGAAGTTCTTCAGAAGCAGGGGAATTTTCAATTTTTTTATCGAGAGACTCCCAGGACTGCTGGGCATCAATGTCCAGACGTTCTACCAATTTATCAAGGTTCACCTGAACGTTCAGAAATTCCTGATAGGTTTTTTCATTGGCAGGATCAGCTGCTCTCCATTGCTTCAGTAATTCCTTGTTTGCAGGAGTTATAGTTTTGTCCAGATCGTCTATGATCAGTCCAAAAATAAGCGTTTCGTTTGTTTCAAAGTTTTTCATTTGAATATATTTGTTTTTAACGGTTATGAAGCTCTCATGAAATCATGATCGTTTCATTGTAGGGACGAATTAGCATATGATTATTTTTAAGAACAAGATTAAAAAAATAATGACCTGCCCTTGTTTTTCCATATGACTTCTGAGTTTCTGAAAGCCATAGGTCAAATGGTTTTTAACTGTTTTCAGGGAAATCCCCATCTGGTCTGCAATCTCCTGCTGTTTCAATTTACCAAAGCGGCTCAGATACATTACCTGTTTACATTTATCTGGCAGCAATACCAACGCTTCTTCCAGGCTTTTCAATAACGTTTCTTCGTTTTCAGCAACTTCTCCATCTTCTGTAAGTGGTTCCTGTTCCACATGACTTGACTGCCAGGCCAATTGCTTCTGTGCATTTATCTTCTCTTTCCTGACGAAGTTCAGTGAGGAGTTTACAATTGCCCTGAACAAATAACTTTTCATTGAATACTGAATATTTAATTGGTCAGCCTTATTCCATATCGCGATAAACAAATCATGAACAATTTCCTCAGCTGCTTCCGACTGTCCTACATACTGGTAAGCTGTACCAAACAGCTGTTTATAATATTTTTTATAAAAGGCTTCAAACACCTTTTTATCTTTTTTACGGATTGCGCTGATCAGTATTAAATCTTCATTAAGCGGACTAAGTATCGGTTCTTTGCTCATGATACCCTCCTAGTTTTGCTTTAGCGTCAATATCCCTGAAATCTCAGGAGATTTAGCTAATGTATTAATGGCTACAAACCATAATCCTCTTAACAGGTTTCTTTCCTGTAACGGACTTAAAGTAAGCGTGCCGGACAATGGTAAAGGCACTGTTGCTCCTGTATTCTTATAGAGGATTGCAGTCAATGTTCCTTTCGAACCTTTTGTTCCGCTTCTAAGGCTGATTTCTTCCGGCACCAAATCCTTATATTCCAACTTATAGCTTAACAATTTTGTTCCTTCGTCGTACGCTCCTTTTAATATCGCTGTTCCTTCAGAATTTGTATTGGTTCCTTTTTTATCAATTCTTGCTGTTACCAGATAAAACCTTACCGGAGGCTTGATTTTCTGATCTGCTACGGGTGCTTTCTTACAAGTCCACAAACAAAAGATCAAACTGAACAACCCCATTCTCAAAAATATAAGCCCCTGATTTTTAATACCCCACATGTTGTAGTTTTAGCCAGGGACTAAATTACTAACTTTTTTGATTGGTATATTATTGTTTTTTCATTGGCTTTTAAGGTTTAACATTTTAATAAAAAAAGCTGTATTGTAAGGACCATTTAGCATAAAAATGCCGATAAGAACCCAAAAGAGAGAACAACAGATACCTGCCCGTCATTTTATTAACCCATTCCGGCTTATTGTTGATCGCATAAGGGATAATGCCACCCACACTGACATTGATCTGTTCTTCAGCTAAGGAAAGTGCTTTTACATAGGGTTTATAAATATGTTTGATCTGGTTTCTAGTCAGACGGTAAACTTTATGTGTCAGCATATAACTGTTTTTAGAAGAATAGCTGAATCCATGATAATGGTAAAATACAAGGTCAAAATTTTGATTCTCAGACAACTCTTTACACATGGTTTTGCTACCATTATTTTTAAAGGCATACTGTTGTACATTCCATGGAGCAACACCACCACCAAGATGTTTCAGGACATGTACACAGGAAAATCTTTCTGTCCAATCGTCCAGATACTTCTGGTCTCCAAATTTGTGGTCCTCAAATCTGTTGAAACACCAGTCCAGACAGGCATTGACCCACCAGTTTAATACTTCCATGCCTTCTTCATTATTTTTGAAAGTCATGAACTGCACACAGTAGATCCCGCTTTTGGCGGATTGATCATGGACCGGCGTATAGCGATGTTCAGTGATCAGCACCGATTTTTCAGCCATTTCGTCAATGAGCACCTGTGGATTTTTAAAGAACAATAGATCCGCATCTACATAGGTACAATGATCCAGCTGGAAGGTCTCTATGCTATATTTGATCGTCGAAGACGCACAGGTCCAGCAATACTCTTGAGCCGTCCGTCCCGATTTCGCCGTCAGCAAGTCATTATTTTCAAAATCTTTCAGACTCACAATGGTAGCCTGGGAAAGTTTCAGTTTAGACAGGGCCTCAAAGCAATGCTGATCAAAAGCAAAGATATACAGGTGAAAATCTGAACATTGTTGCTCAAGGGAATGATACATGGCCAAACCACGTGATAGGTAAGTCGTGTTAAATAGTGTACAGAAGTTAAGCATGGGTAGATAAGTTAATGAGGTAAAAGCCTTTGTCATATCCTGATTGAATGCCATCAATCAGCATGGTTTCTTCCCCTTTGACATAGGAACTAAATTCAGCTACGT comes from the Pedobacter sp. FW305-3-2-15-E-R2A2 genome and includes:
- a CDS encoding FecR domain-containing protein; this translates as MKNFETNETLIFGLIIDDLDKTITPANKELLKQWRAADPANEKTYQEFLNVQVNLDKLVERLDIDAQQSWESLDKKIENSPASEELPLFKEEKQSNYWLKIAASLLILCSIGYYFVQKNQDVVISTDQQTGVTNIVLPDGTAVKLNAATTISYNKSSFKSDRRLELLKGEAFVQVVEDKRVQFRVDLGELEAKDIGTRFNISKNEDKIAVIVEEGKVALRHHSSSKEVLLTPGKMGLYNLATKELIATDNPDRNYKAWIDKNFVFTAVPIGEVTSQLEKAYNSRIDIKGDQLKKRKLTASLKYQTLDSALAVISASLQCKVTKFENTYTLSDN
- a CDS encoding RNA polymerase sigma-70 factor, which produces MSKEPILSPLNEDLILISAIRKKDKKVFEAFYKKYYKQLFGTAYQYVGQSEAAEEIVHDLFIAIWNKADQLNIQYSMKSYLFRAIVNSSLNFVRKEKINAQKQLAWQSSHVEQEPLTEDGEVAENEETLLKSLEEALVLLPDKCKQVMYLSRFGKLKQQEIADQMGISLKTVKNHLTYGFQKLRSHMEKQGQVIIFLILFLKIIIC
- a CDS encoding glycosyl transferase — translated: MLNFCTLFNTTYLSRGLAMYHSLEQQCSDFHLYIFAFDQHCFEALSKLKLSQATIVSLKDFENNDLLTAKSGRTAQEYCWTCASSTIKYSIETFQLDHCTYVDADLLFFKNPQVLIDEMAEKSVLITEHRYTPVHDQSAKSGIYCVQFMTFKNNEEGMEVLNWWVNACLDWCFNRFEDHKFGDQKYLDDWTERFSCVHVLKHLGGGVAPWNVQQYAFKNNGSKTMCKELSENQNFDLVFYHYHGFSYSSKNSYMLTHKVYRLTRNQIKHIYKPYVKALSLAEEQINVSVGGIIPYAINNKPEWVNKMTGRYLLFSLLGSYRHFYAKWSLQYSFFY